Proteins found in one Thalassophryne amazonica chromosome 1, fThaAma1.1, whole genome shotgun sequence genomic segment:
- the enpp4 gene encoding bis(5'-adenosyl)-triphosphatase enpp4: protein MLLNVLLGLLCGVSALAQQSPMPLLLVSFDGFRADYLKRFPMPNLKFLYSQGVLVEQLTNVFTTKTFPNHYSLVTGLYAESHGILASNMYDPVSGKHFHGSSTDSFWWNEARPLWITALDYGYTTAAMMWPGSEVTFDNRTPTHFFHYNPNVTFEQRLGNVTNWLEQGVMFAAMYWEEPDQSGHIFGPDNDTVMAGVLKKVDDNIGLLISELKQKNLWGHINLVVTSDHGMAQCSADRLIRLDDCLHPDNYTLVDLTPVTALIPKNDTKAVFNLLRKCHAHMKAYMKEAIPDRLHYRKNLRIQPVLLIADEGWTIVQRGNHLPRLGDHGYDNTLPSMHPFLAAAGPSFRQGYRMSSLHSVDVYPLMCRLLSVSPRPNNGTLSQAHCLLAAEKCWDLVLPISLVVGVLLLLITVTVLFMLRNCRHQLGPRPFQRLQVDEDIEPLIE from the exons atGCTGCTCAATGTACTGCTGGGCCTCCTGTGTGGCGTCAGTGCTCTGGCCCAGCAAAGTCCGATGCCACTGCTGCTGGTGTCGTTTGACGGTTTCCGAGCTGATTACCTGAAGAGGTTTCCCATGCCGAACCTGAAATTCCTATACAGCCAAGGAGTCCTGGTGGAGCAGCTCACCAACGTCTTCACCACAAAGACATTTCCCAACCACTACAGCCTG GTCACAGGGTTGTATGCTGAGTCTCATGGTATTCTGGCAAGTAACATGTACGACCCCGTCAGTGGCAAACACTTCCATGGGAGCAGCACAGACTCCTTCTGGTGGAATGAGGCGAGGCCTCTTTGGATAACGGCACTGGATTATGGCTATACGACTGCAGCCATGATGTGGCCTGGCTCAGAGGTTACCTTCGACAATCGGACACCGACGCACTTCTTTCACTACAACCCCAATGTGACGTTTGAGCAGCGACTCGGGAATGTGACAAACTGGCTG GAACAAGGAGTGATGTTTGCAGCTATGTACTGGGAAGAACCTGATCAGTCAGGTCATATTTTCGGCCCTGACAACGATACTGTGATGGCTGGAGTCCTGAAGAAG GTTGACGACAACATCGGCCTGCTGATTTCAGAGTTGAAGCAGAAAAATCTGTGGGGACACATTAATCTTGTGGTAACCAGCGACCACGGCATGGCTCAGTGCTCGGCTGACCGCCTCATACGTTTGGACGACTGCCTCCACCCCGACAACTACACTCTGGTGGACTTAACCCCTGTCACAGCCTTGATCCCCAAAAATG ATACAAAGGCTGTTTTCAACCTGCTGCGTAAGTGCCACGCCCACATGAAGGCCTATATGAAAGAAGCCATTCCTGACAGGCTGCACTACAGGAAAAATCTGCGCATTCAGCCAGTTTTATTGATTGCTGACGAGGGGTGGACCATCGTGCAGCGCGGGAATCATCTTCCGCGGC TGGGTGATCACGGCTATGACAACACCCTTCCCAGCATGCACCCCTTCTTGGCAGCAGCTGGGCCCAGCTTCCGTCAAGGGTATCGAATGAGCAGTCTGCACAGCGTTGAcgtttacccactgatgtgccgcCTGCTGTCGGTATCGCCGCGGCCCAATAACGGCACATTGTCTCAGGCTCATTGTTTGCTGGCAGCGGAGAAATGCTGGGATTTGGTCTTACCGATCAGCCTGGTGGTGGGCGTCCTACTGCTGCTCATTACCGTAACTG TTCTCTTCATGTTGCGGAACTGCCGCCACCAGCTGGGTCCTCGGCCCTTCCAGAGGCTGCAGGTCGACGAGGACATAGAACCCTTGATAGAGTAA